ATTGTTGAAATCAATGAGGCTAAACCTTCCAACGCATAGTATTCGCATTGCATGGGAATTAATACCGAATCTGCAGCAACCAAGGCGTTAATTGTTAGTGTATTTAATGCAGGGGGACAATCAATGAGAATAAAATCATAAGTATTTTGCACGGACTGTAATGCTTTAGAAAGAAATGTTTCACGATGGTCTTGTTCCATCAAACTCACTTCCGCAACCGTCAAATCACCATTGGCCGGTATTAAATCAAAACCACAGGTGGTGGTCAGGCAGGCTTGTTCTGCCAGGCAATCGCGCAGTAATACATCATTGGTCGTATGCACCAGCGCATTTTTATCAACACCTGAACCCATGGTGGCATTGCCTTGTGGATCTAAGTCAATCAATAACACACGCTGACGATTTGCGGCAATGGAGGCTGCCAGGTTAATTGCAGTGGTTGTTTTCCCCACGCCTCCTTTTTGGTTGGCAATGGCGATGACTTTTGCCATGGTTTATTCCTTAAGTTGCATTTTTGATGATGACGCAGCAACGCTCACCATCCAGACCGGGTACTGAGTAAGAGTCCACCTGGTAAGGTTGGTTGATGCTTGCTAATTCAGTTTCAGGATAGCGCCCTTTCATGGCAAGCCAAATACCTTGCTTACCAATGAGATGGGAAGTCCATTTGATCATTTGCGCTAAGTCACTGAAGGCTCGACTTGTTACTGTATCAAAACCTTGTTGTGGGTGGTAGTTCTCGACACGCGATTGAACAACGTCGACATTATCAAGCGCTAATACCCGTTTTACCTCTTGCAAAAAGCGAGTTTTTTTACCGTTACTGTCCAATAAGACAATTTTAAGCTGTGGATTATAAATGGCTAATGGAATTCCTGGCAAACCAGCGCCTGTACCGACATCAAGAATTCGTGTGCCATGAATCCAGGGGGTGATGGCTAAGCTATCCAAAAGGTGGCGTGTCACCATGGTATCCAAATCGCGAATGGCCGTTAGGTTATAACTACGATTCCATTTATCCAACAAATACAGATACTGAAGCAAAGAAGCTGCGTTTGTTTCTATGCCAAGTTGGGCAAGCCCTTCATGAAGCAGCCGCGCAATGTTTGCAGATTGGTTCATGCTGGTTCTCTATGCTTTTTTAAATGAACTAAAAGCAATGAGAGTGCTGCTGGTGTTACCCCCGAAATGCGACCTGCTTGTGCAAGTGTTGTTGGTCGTATGCGAGTTAATTTTTGCATGACCTCGGTTGATAGTCCAGAAACCTTGCTGTAATCCAATGATTCAGGTAATTGTGTATTTTCATGTTTGCGCAGACGCTCAATATCAAGTATCTGCCGTTCAATATAACCTGCATATTTACTCTGAATTTCTACTTGTTCGGCCACATCGTCGCTTAATACCGGTAATTCTAAAGAGGAAACCGCCTGTAAATCGTTATAAGTCACTTCCGGGCGTTTTAACAACTCTGCGGCTTTGCAGTCTTGTTGCAGGGGATTGTCAATAATATGGCTTAATGCTTCATTGTGGGAAACACGTACAAGGGTTTCTTTAAGACGTGCTTGGGCTGCTTCAATGGCTTCTCGTTTTTCACAAAAGGCTTGCCAGCGGGCATCACCCACCAAACCGAGTTCGCGTCCTTTTTCAGTAAGACGCAAATCGGCATTATCTTCACGCAGTAACAGGCGATATTCTGCTCGGGAG
The nucleotide sequence above comes from Legionella hackeliae. Encoded proteins:
- the rsmG gene encoding 16S rRNA (guanine(527)-N(7))-methyltransferase RsmG yields the protein MNQSANIARLLHEGLAQLGIETNAASLLQYLYLLDKWNRSYNLTAIRDLDTMVTRHLLDSLAITPWIHGTRILDVGTGAGLPGIPLAIYNPQLKIVLLDSNGKKTRFLQEVKRVLALDNVDVVQSRVENYHPQQGFDTVTSRAFSDLAQMIKWTSHLIGKQGIWLAMKGRYPETELASINQPYQVDSYSVPGLDGERCCVIIKNAT
- a CDS encoding ParA family protein produces the protein MAKVIAIANQKGGVGKTTTAINLAASIAANRQRVLLIDLDPQGNATMGSGVDKNALVHTTNDVLLRDCLAEQACLTTTCGFDLIPANGDLTVAEVSLMEQDHRETFLSKALQSVQNTYDFILIDCPPALNTLTINALVAADSVLIPMQCEYYALEGLASLISTIEQVKASVNSRLHIEGLLRTMYDARNRLCSEVSKQLLEHFSNKVYRTVIPRNIRLAEAPSHGMPALQYDKTSPGAAAYMVLAAEVISKQTVAV